The Calliopsis andreniformis isolate RMS-2024a chromosome 10, iyCalAndr_principal, whole genome shotgun sequence nucleotide sequence AAAATCAGATGAGCTCATACATTCATTGGCAAACCTACTAAATTTAAATAGTCTCCTCTGTACGTTTCTTTATATGCGACTAGAAAGTTTGATAGTGTAAACACTTCACCCTTAAGTCAGTCGTTTTTTCTTGTGAACCTGTTCACAATCGCTTCTTTTCCAGCAAGTCCACAGATTTTGTAGAGTGAACCAAACCCCCTAGAACACACATCCGTTACTATAACTGTACACTACTTTACCATTTACTCAACCAATGATGAACTGAGCAGTGATGAGGTATAAACATGTACATTAATTAAAAATCAGATCTTTAAACATGCGTTTGCATATATAAACGTTGACAAACTATTATTTCACGTATTATACACTTTGAATGCTTCTGAAACAACAGGGTATGAAACTTTTTTATGTAAACAAAAGCCACCCATGACACAATTTGTTTCGTTTTTATAGCATTCGTGTCAGTTGAGTAATAGACTCTAACACGTTTAAATGACACTCTCGTTTTATATTTAGTAGTTGTTAAATATAAGTCAATAGCCCAGTACACTATTGGCTTAGTACGATGCGTTATATACGCTTTGGAAATACATAATAAACATTAACACATACCGCTGCTAGGTGTTACATCCACATGGCTGTTGCTTAGTTGGGTAACTGACTGTTTCGAAGTAATATTCTTTTCCGTCTGAGGGGGCGACAGCCATGCAAAACGCATAAACGAAAATGCATAAACGAAAACGCAAATAATCATTCAGTTAGTTACAAAATGAGTGACAGTGATCATACTCCAAAGGAGAGTAAACGTACCTCAAAGTATTGGTGCCACAGaacacagccatagacacaaaGAACTGAGACTAGAGATTGGCAAAGTAGCCATAAGAGAATGTTCAATGCTTGAGTGCGCTCAAACAATGCAGCACCATGTCGTATACATAGTAATGCCTCCGTAACCATAATTGCACCGTAGACCCAACATTGAGTTCCTACTCTGCTACATGTAGGATCTGTTACATACATGTAGTATTGTCTACAATTTATATTAAGGTTTTAGAATggtattataataaaatatttaaagtaatatcacattataaatatttatgatCCCATACCTAACAGATGGCGCAACAATTACACCAATTAACACCAGTCTTGCTACGACAAATGGATGTGACGGTGGAAATTCATACACATGTTTTAAGAAAAATGTATTCAGTTCTGAAACTTGCCAGAAAATAACCAACTGGCATAGAGCAACAAATCTCATATATGTGCAAGTTGGATCCAGCCATCTAACAGCAGTCCAACTGCCAGGGGTAAATTGTAACATTGCCCTCTTCAATTTTCCCGTAGTGCTCTCTATATCACGGATGCTTACCCATTTATATTCCCTCATCTCCAACAGGGAACAAATTTTCAATCCAACCCAGATACCCAAACCATTACATACAACAACATCAAGTATAAAAGCATCCCACCAGCATTCTACAAAGTTTGGTAACAGATGGGCAAATGCTATCTCTGTAACTTCCCACATAACACTAATGGCCCACAGAATACCAAGATGTCTAATAAGAATCGCTTTAAACATCCATCCCAAAAAATGAGCAGCTGCAAAAATGTCTAAATGGCTCCATATTTTTTCTAAAGTGATGTCTGAACAATTAACACCGTATTCTTTGTCCATGTCAATATGAAACGACGCCAAATTAGGGTCCACCCAAACGAAAATCTTTCTAACAGTTTCATAATCTTGAAACAACATAAACAGCAGGCCCATTAAATACAGTACGCTACAGCCAAATACGAGTCTCCAAACAACTGGATGAGGTCTTGTGAATGGTCCATTTGGAAATGTGAGTATCGATATGATAAGGAAAAAGAATATGATGCACAATATTCCAGCCCAAATATTGTCTTCAACATTGGTAGTATTCCTGTGTCAAATTAACATATTTACAATGCTTGagaattttaaagaaaaatgtATGCTGAATATTGGAATTACCTAGTGAAAGCTGAATATATTACAGCACCGATGGCAATGAGAAGCAGTGTAATACTATGTGGCTTGTAGAAGAATTCAATAGAGATATCATCGACTGGTCTCTCATTAATATTCGGAAAACTGTCTGTGCCATGCCCTAATTTGTGCCCTTCAATGTTATCCGCGCTACTCCGGCAGTTCACAACCTCATTTTCGTTACTTTTGACAAGCCTCTCCGAGAGACTGTCACTTACAGGTTCCTCACTAGTTGGCATCCTCGTGATATGCTTGATCGTTTCAAATTCGTATTCTGAACATCTCACACCTCCTTTAACCCACGTTTCCGTGCGTAAGTGCAATCACGCACGCTTTTGAGAAATTCGCACAAACCACTTAGCCGCAGATAAACAGCAAGTCAGATACGAAAGTGCAGACGGTCAGAAAATACCTTCTGTTATCACGTGAAGGTAGCTTATATATATACACCATTTAGTACTATTGATATGCAAATTGGGAGCGCAATTTGAAACTATTAGATATATAAATGCAGTATAAAAACATGTTAAAACATTTAAATATACAATTTGGGGAGCATGATAAAGAAGCGTTAGCTTAGAAAACAGGAAATGGTTTCTGTAAAAGAGTTCTAGAATTATTACGTATACTTCAGGCACACTGTTATAGTATTAAAATTAGTTTGTTAGAAATTAGTAAAAGTTTTGAAAGTTTCATTCATCATCTAATGCATTTTTGTCACACGTTTGGGGGCCTCGCGTGTTCCTTTATCATTTTTGTATCACACTCGACGTTATCGAACGAGTTCAGAATTATATCGCAACACTACGAGTGTTGAAAATCAGAATCAAACATTACAGAAATTacaatttcaaatcttatttaaTAAAGAAGTAAAACgactaaacattgtgaaaagtatacaatatttttgaacacagaaattatttcaaaattacaaGATTATAAATTTCTAATGATCGAATTTGATGAGTTTATGAACACCGAAACCTTATAGTCATCTGGTGGCGATGCATATCACCACAATAGGACCGTATTATCATTGATCGGTGCCCTTTCGAAAGAAACATAAAACGTTAAAAAAACAATAAGTTTTTAATATTTCCTACAGAAAATCGCATAGAATAATACCATAAAAACATAGCACACGCTAAATATGCAAACAAATACTCAGATTATTAACAAAACTCTCAGCTTTCATAATTTTTCCTCCTATCATATTTCTGCTTGTATCATGTACCCTTACATATAATTCACGTTTCATTTATGACACTCTAATTAATCTGtaattaaaataatcataagaaataAAACGAAATTTCTTATAGCAGCTTATTACCTATATACCGTGAAGCTGACGTGAAACTGATTTTGGACTCGACTGCACAGAGGTGCCATTTAGAAGGATGCGTTGGGTGTCTCTCTAGCGTTCCTCGGTACAGTGTTCGATCAGTGCATTTTGACAGAACGTGAGAACCGAACGTATTCGAAAATTGTGTAAATCATGCGAGAGTGAATACGAACGAAAGGATATTAAAGTGTAAAGTGAAGGAGGAGAATCGACAACTGGAAGAATTTTCATTCGACGTTCTGAATGGATATACAACCTCTCTACTGAACGGTTTTCATCTACACTCAAGCTTTGTTTTTCTCATAATCTTAGATATTTCTCGATAGCTGTAACCTTTTTTTGCTATCGTCCCGCGCTTTACTATATAAAAGAGTACTTTATATTAATGATGAGCGATGGTAAGAAGGTAGGTGAAAATTCCAGTAGTGAGGTTGTTGACCAATTTCGGAGCTGTAGGGATCTCAGCGACATCGTACCTCTGTATATTCCACGCGCTCTTTAT carries:
- the L(3)77cdf gene encoding phosphatidylserine synthase 1 homolog l(3)77CDf encodes the protein MPTSEEPVSDSLSERLVKSNENEVVNCRSSADNIEGHKLGHGTDSFPNINERPVDDISIEFFYKPHSITLLLIAIGAVIYSAFTRNTTNVEDNIWAGILCIIFFFLIISILTFPNGPFTRPHPVVWRLVFGCSVLYLMGLLFMLFQDYETVRKIFVWVDPNLASFHIDMDKEYGVNCSDITLEKIWSHLDIFAAAHFLGWMFKAILIRHLGILWAISVMWEVTEIAFAHLLPNFVECWWDAFILDVVVCNGLGIWVGLKICSLLEMREYKWVSIRDIESTTGKLKRAMLQFTPGSWTAVRWLDPTCTYMRFVALCQLVIFWQVSELNTFFLKHVYEFPPSHPFVVARLVLIGVIVAPSVRQYYMYVTDPTCSRVGTQCWVYGAIMVTEALLCIRHGAALFERTQALNILLWLLCQSLVSVLCVYGCVLWHQYFETEKNITSKQSVTQLSNSHVDVTPSSGGLVHSTKSVDLLEKKRL